The following proteins are co-located in the Tetrapisispora phaffii CBS 4417 chromosome 4, complete genome genome:
- the IPI1 gene encoding Ipi1p (similar to Saccharomyces cerevisiae IPI1 (YHR085W); ancestral locus Anc_5.381) gives MGNSHRKQKLKIQDFKKKKLKVGKPQDKPSNLTDASFSSRTINIKKQYLETNSDLSKRLPLLKHHNNTVRKETIQLFQKMLPKIINSTLLSPLITKSIPLICDESRQVREAYVEFIDEIGKINPQVLQLHSKIFVLYISMSMTHIVPSIQADSSKVLGVLLKYCGEEICKQSWTKLLTGLLSVLGWGTVGKNEKSSIAHTRKKDAKTTNIHLQTLCEFIRWGCTDLTALNEEIDEEGNSVIENIKNPYLISKHPNPYEFLRLFDKVLTNKNKNENNADNNKTNESNNPRDSSSQHLTDP, from the coding sequence atggGTAATAGTCACAGAAAACAGAAACTAAAGATCCAAGATttcaagaagaagaaactgAAGGTAGGTAAACCTCAGGATAAACCAAGCAATTTAACAGATGCATCGTTTAGTTCCCGTACGATTAATATCAAGAAACAATATCTTGAAACTAACTCTGATTTAAGCAAACGTTTGCCTCTGTTGAAGCATCATAACAATACAGTAAGGAAAGAaacaattcaattatttcaaaaaatgcttcctaaaattatcaattccACTCTATTGAGTCCTCTGATTACTAAAAGTATTCCATTAATTTGCGATGAATCCAGACAAGTGCGCGAAGCATACGTTGAGTTCATTGACGAAATTGGCAAAATCAATCCTCAAGTGTTACAATTACActctaaaatatttgtacTGTATATCAGCATGTCAATGACACATATTGTTCCCAGCATCCAAGCTGATTCGAGCAAGGTTCTTGGagttttattgaaatattgtgGTGAGGAAATATGTAAACAATCGTGGACAAAACTATTAACAGGGTTATTATCAGTATTAGGATGGGGCACCGTTGGTAAGAATGAGAAGTCTAGTATAGCACATACCAGAAAAAAAGATGCAAAGACAACTAATATCCATTTACAAACACTATGCGAGTTCATTAGGTGGGGGTGTACTGATCTAACTGCGTTGAATGAAGAAATAGATGAAGAAGGCAACTCtgtaattgaaaatattaaaaatccatatttaatttcaaaacatcCAAACCCATATGAATTTTTAAGATTATTCGATAAAGTATtaactaataaaaataaaaatgagaaCAATGCCGATaacaataaaacaaatgaatCAAACAATCCACGAGATTCATCCTCCCAGCATTTAACTGACCCGTAA
- the SWR1 gene encoding chromatin-remodeling protein SWR1 (similar to Saccharomyces cerevisiae SWR1 (YDR334W); ancestral locus Anc_5.383), whose translation MNKKTTNTVNKEDERRNSLAQLAYEYEVLCNELFHLKEYISLLEFDPSYRNSSNSYDTFIKENDLSLKSLDIKKENGSTSRSEVSNTALRVRKRQLRQSGNEQPQAKDTYWFDDIKPLVDKKYDALSTEIDVVDKDNKINTKPTVLKAVKENETTSSSKKKSESEKQKNTNETQVPFKPETHLHNSTRKHKIRNHDVVDKNSNNETIKQKVAFTASQNNKLGSEELKLMKKEEKPKTARVNIEKNENEDGNDEDSDDYYFTTSSDESDTPFTKRKKRNLTIPTIKLVVHPPKQTITNPGHVVKSEYGGVSNFLSSFRSMDEDMTNEEFEDYISEQRKVLSQLRKGLESGALKYDEETDSIQPITTKDTKVAQVNKTHAISYLYKEQNVQVFQDTLVKHGVQWSKLFQNNKRSRILRARKVSQMIEQHFRHIAGAEERKIKEEEKHRKLLARSAMQAVKKRWNMAERAYKVLKKDEEQELKRIQGKEHLSKVLKQSSELLDAQLRNITSRDSKGDLNSSEMEQSSEDDLSNEDDVTSSSEEESDGQTDFSEKKEVDKDLSVEQLKEKYKFINEVSNAETLETLVPEIASGNDESSPESSYANTASKDDGLKALFDSISTDDEDADINESFTVSSDENVNFSASDELNITSSEEEEEDANESGDNNNPEIDEKHSSTEFDKPSTTETKTFEPEKTIPTTVVDVPTPSLLRGTLRIYQKQGLNWLASLYNNNTNGILADEMGLGKTIQTISLLSYLACEKQNWGPHLVVVPTSVLLNWEMEFKKFAPGFKVLTYYGNPQQRKEKRKGWNKQDSFNVCIVSYQLVVQDQHSFKRKKWQYMILDEAHNIKNFRSTRWQALLNFNTQRRLLLTGTPLQNNIGELWSLLYFLMPQTVTNGNGVSGFADLDAFQQWFGKPVNQIIESGQAVEEDSETKDTVEKLHKVLRPYLLRRLKADVEKQMPGKYEHIVYCKLSKRQRFLYDDFMSRAQTKATLASGNFMSIVNCLMQLRKVCNHPDLFEVRPIMSSFSIDNSAVSTYNDTQRYVHNLLHANDYKENVDLQTLNFVFTKNDEYLSSNNSKTISTSKCIKEFVDEVDKLRSNIDLEQRKNSDNFDFTLEFFKNLGIRKIQELVNSIEHRKYLNNLRCDKSPVYGKNLINLLVVKDDRLEDVSFSAELIKPLQTRIISSRDMIQNFAVITPNVVTLDIRPISLGLDNGSSIAEQNRAVVINKLHNTTNPFHQLQTKLTLAFPDKSLLQYDCGKLQRLATLLHELKDNGHRALIFTQMTKVLDILEQFLNYHGYLYMRLDGATKIEDRQILTERFNSDPRVTVFILSSRSGGLGINLTGADSVIFYDSDWNPAMDKQCQDRCHRIGQTRDVHIYRFVSEHTIESNILQKANQKRHLDNLVIQQGDFTTDYLTKLSVKDILRNDDSDDSAPENDKPLLFNTLGSGVKGSQKLESLLAHAEDEEDVKAANLAMKEIEVDNEDFDENADQNSKDEPGPDSELVLYEGTKHVEEYMLRFIANGYYY comes from the coding sequence atgaataaaaaaacaacaaacaCTGTAAACAAGGAAGACGAACGACGTAATTCTTTGGCTCAATTAGCTTATGAATACGAGGTTTTGTGTAATGAATTGTTTCAtttgaaagaatatatatcgTTGCTTGAGTTTGATCCAAGTTATAGAAACAGCTCAAATAGCTATGATACGTTTATTAAGGAAAATGATCTTTCCTTGAAGTCAttagatattaaaaagGAAAATGGAAGTACTAGTAGGTCTGAAGTCTCAAATACTGCCCTAAGGGTTAGAAAACGTCAATTAAGACAGAGTGGGAATGAGCAACCACAAGCAAAGGATACCTATTGGTTTGATGATATAAAACCGCTAGTGGATAAAAAATACGATGCATTGTCAACCGAAATCGATGTTGTTGacaaagataataaaattaatacaAAGCCAACGGTATTAAAAGCTGTAAAAGAAAACGAGACTACAAGTTCATCGAAGAAGAAATCTGAATCAGAAAAGCAgaaaaatacaaatgaaACTCAAGTCCCATTTAAGCCAGAAACGCATTTGCATAATAGCACACGTAAACATAAGATACGTAATCATGACGTAGTagataaaaattcaaataatgaaacaatAAAACAGAAAGTTGCATTCACTGCGTCTCAAAACAATAAGCTTGGAAGTGAAGAATTAAAactaatgaaaaaagaGGAAAAACCTAAAACAGCTAGAGTTAATATcgaaaaaaatgaaaatgaagatggAAATGATGAGGATAGTGATGACTATTATTTTACTACTTCTTCGGATGAATCAGACACACCatttacaaaaagaaaaaagagaaaCTTGACTATACCAACCATAAAATTAGTGGTACATCCTCCTAAACAAACAATAACAAACCCTGGACATGTAGTAAAATCTGAGTATGGCGGTGTTTCCAATTTCTTAAGTTCATTTAGATCAATGGATGAAGATATGACTAATGAAGAATTCGAAGATTACATTTCAGAACAACGAAAAGTATTATCACAATTAAGAAAAGGTCTGGAAAGTGGAgcattgaaatatgatgaAGAAACGGACTCTATTCAGCCAATAACTACTAAGGATACAAAAGTTGCTCAAGTTAATAAGACGCATGCCATATCATATTTATACAAAGAACAAAATGTTCAGGTATTTCAAGATACATTAGTGAAGCATGGTGTGCAATGGAGcaaattatttcaaaataataagagGTCGAGAATATTAAGAGCTCGTAAAGTTTCGCAAATGATCGAACAGCATTTCAGACATATAGCAGGTGctgaagaaagaaaaattaaagaagaagagaaacATAGGAAACTATTAGCGAGATCTGCCATGCAGGCAGTGAAAAAAAGATGGAATATGGCGGAGAGAGCATATAAAGTACTGAAAAAGGatgaagaacaagaacTGAAAAGGATTCAAGGAAAGGAACATTTGTCGAAAGTGTTAAAGCAAAGTTCAGAATTATTAGATGCTCAACTAAGAAATATCACTTCACGTGACTCAAAAGGAGACTTAAATTCAAGCGAAATGGAACAGTCATCTGAGGATGATTTATCTAACGAAGATGACGTAACTTCGTCTTCTGAGGAAGAAAGTGATGGGCAAACCGATTTCAGCGAGAAGAAAGAAGTGGACAAAGATTTATCAGTGGAACAACTCAAAgagaaatataaatttataaatgaaGTATCAAACGCCGAGACATTAGAAACATTGGTTCCCGAAATTGCTTCTGGAAATGATGAAAGTTCCCCAGAATCCAGTTACGCTAATACTGCATCAAAAGATGATGGATTAAAAGCTTTATTTGATAGCATTTCGacagatgatgaagatgcGGATATAAATGAATCTTTCACGGTTTCGTCAGATGAAAATGTAAATTTTTCTGCTTCTGATGAGTTAAATATTACATCctctgaagaagaagaagaggatgCGAATGAAAGTggtgataataataatcctGAAATAGATGAAAAACATTCTTCAACCGAATTTGACAAACCTAGTACAACGGAAACTAAGACTTTTGAACCAGAAAAAACTATCCCTACAACGGTTGTAGACGTACCTACTCCATCACTGTTGAGAGGTACGTTAAGAATCTACCAAAAACAAGGTCTGAACTGGCTTGCctcattatataataataatacaaatgGTATTCTTGCAGATGAAATGGGTTTGGGTAAGACCATTCAAactatttcattattaagTTACTTAGCATGtgaaaaacaaaattggGGACCTCATTTGGTAGTTGTTCCAACTTCTGTTCTTTTAAATTGGGAGATggaatttaaaaaatttgcCCCTGGTTTTAAAGTATTAACGTATTATGGTAACCCTCAGCAACGTAAAGAGAAAAGAAAGGGTTGGAATAAACAAGATTCCTTCAATGTATGCATTGTTTCATATCAACTGGTAGTCCAGGATCAACATTCTTTTAAAAGGAAAAAGTGGCAATATATGATTTTGGATGAAGCCCATAACATTAAGAATTTCCGTTCAACGAGATGGCAAGCATTATTGAACTTCAACACTCAAAGAAGATTATTGTTAACTGGTACAccattacaaaataatataggAGAACTATggtcattattatattttttaatgcCTCAAACAGTGACAAATGGAAATGGTGTCTCTGGATTTGCAGATCTGGATGCTTTCCAGCAATGGTTTGGAAAACCTGTGAATCAAATTATTGAAAGTGGACAAGCAGTCGAAGAAGATTCAGAAACTAAGGATACCGTTGAGAAGCTTCATAAAGTTTTACGTCCTTATTTGCTAAGAAGATTAAAGGCAGATGTCGAAAAGCAAATGCCAGGTAAGTATGAACATATTGTTTATTGCAAACTGTCTAAAAGGCAAAGGTTTCTTTATGACGATTTCATGTCTAGAGCTCAGACCAAGGCCACTTTGGCGAGCGGTAATTTTATGTCTATTGTGAACTGTTTGATGCAATTGAGAAAGGTTTGTAACCATCCAGATCTTTTTGAGGTAAGACCTATAATGAGTTCTTTTTCTATTGATAATAGTGCTGTTTCAACATATAATGATACGCAAAGGTATGTTCATAACTTACTACATGCTAATGACTACAAAGAGAATGTTGACTTGCAAACCTTAAATTTTGTGTTTAccaaaaatgatgaatatttatcatCGAACAATTCCAAAACTATTTCTACGTCCAAATgtattaaagaatttgtAGATGAGGTTGATAAGTTAAGGAGtaatattgatttagaGCAACGCAAAAATTctgataattttgattttaccTTAGAgttttttaaaaacttaGGTATTCGGAAAATTCAGGAACTTGTTAATTCTATTGAACACCggaaatatttgaataatttgaGATGTGACAAATCACCAGTATAtggtaaaaatttaattaatttattagtGGTAAAGGACGATCGTTTGGAGGATGTATCATTTTCTGCTGAATTGATCAAACCGTTACAAACCAGAATAATCTCCAGTAGGGATATGATCCAAAACTTTGCAGTCATTACGCCTAATGTTGTAACTTTGGATATCAGACCAATATCATTAGGTCTTGACAATGGTAGTTCCATTGCCGAACAAAATAGAGCAGTAGTGATAAATAAATTGCATAACACAACTAATCCATTCCATCAATTACAAACGAAATTAACATTAGCATTTCCTGATAAATCGTTACTTCAATACGATTGTGGTAAATTACAAAGATTGGCAACATTATTACATGAATTAAAAGATAATGGGCATAGAGCTTTGATTTTTACGCAAATGACAAAAGTATTGGATATATTAGagcaatttttgaattatcatGGATATCTATATATGAGATTAGATGGTGCTACCAAAATCGAAGATCGTCAAATATTAACAGAAAGATTTAATTCTGACCCACGTGTAACTGTTTTCATTCTGTCAAGTAGATCGGGTGGTTTAGGTATTAATTTAACTGGTGCTGACTCAGTTATTTTTTACGATTCAGATTGGAATCCAGCTATGGATAAACAATGCCAAGATCGTTGTCACAGAATTGGTCAAACCAGAGACGTTCATATTTATAGATTTGTGAGTGAACACACCATTGAGagtaatattttacaaaaagCAAACCAAAAGAGACATTTAGATAATTTGGTTATTCAACAAGGTGATTTCACCACAGACTATTTAACTAAATTATCTGTTAAGGATATTCTTCGTAACGATGATTCTGATGACAGCGCTCCAGAGAACGACAAACcattattgtttaataCCTTAGGTTCTGGTGTAAAAGGTTCACAAAAATTAGAATCGTTATTAGCACATgctgaagatgaagaagatgttAAAGCAGCTAATTTGGCAAtgaaagaaattgaagttGATAACGAAGATTTCGACGAAAATGCAGACCAAAACTCTAAAGATGAACCTGGTCCAGACTCAGAACTAGTGCTTTACGAAGGTACAAAACATGTTGAAGAATACATGTTACGTTTCATAGCCAAtggttattattattaa
- the RTC3 gene encoding Rtc3p (similar to Saccharomyces cerevisiae YHR087W; ancestral locus Anc_5.384): MSQLSRCFYKGEDTDFVVYIKSKDSLDDYLKEPSVTKLTDTVELFQIFSNHEGKGSDGQLGEASHAQLENEFGRGKKPEEVIDLILKNGQYKGNNRMKENTFRGARTNARQ, from the coding sequence ATGTCACAATTATCAAGATGTTTTTACAAAGGTGAAGACACTGATTTTGTAGtatatattaaatcaaAGGATTCTCTGGATGATTACTTAAAGGAGCCATCCGTGACTAAACTTACAGACACAGTTGAATTGTTTCAAATCTTCTCAAACCATGAAGGTAAAGGTTCAGATGGTCAACTAGGAGAAGCGTCCCATGCTCAACTAGAGAATGAGTTTGGCAGGGGCAAAAAACCAGAGGAAGTGATCGATTTAATTCTGAAGAACGGTCAATATAAAGGGAACAACAGAATGAAGGAGAACACTTTCAGAGGTGCCAGAACCAACGCCAGACAATAG
- the GAR1 gene encoding H/ACA snoRNP pseudouridylase subunit GAR1 (similar to Saccharomyces cerevisiae GAR1 (YHR089C); ancestral locus Anc_5.388), whose protein sequence is MSFRGGARGGSRGGFRGGRGGGFSRGGGNGGRSFQQGPPDSVLEMGAFMHDCENDIVCRSINTKIPYFNAPIYLENKTQVGKVDEILGPLNEVFFTIKCSEGVQATSFKEGDKFYIAPDKLLPIERFIPQPKIAGPPKPKSKKKRTGAPGGRGGFSSGGSRGGFSRGGSRGGFSRGGSRGGFSRGGSRGGFSRGGGRGGSRGGFSRGGGRGGSRY, encoded by the coding sequence atgagTTTCAGAGGCGGAGCTAGAGGCGGTTCCAGAGGTGGATTCCGTGGTGGTCGTGGTGGTGGTTTTTCAAGAGGTGGTGGTAATGGTGGTAGATCATTTCAACAAGGTCCACCGGACTCTGTTTTAGAAATGGGTGCTTTCATGCATGACTGTGAAAACGATATTGTTTGTCGTTCTATAAATACTAAAATTCCATATTTCAATGCTccaatatatttagaaaataaaactcAAGTTGGTAAAGTTGATGAAATTTTAGGTCCATTGAATGAAGTTTTCTTCACCATTAAATGTTCTGAAGGTGTCCAAGCTACTAGTTTCAAGGAAGGTGATAAATTCTATATCGCTCCAGATAAACTACTACcaattgaaagatttaTTCCACAGCCAAAGATTGCTGGTCCACCAAAACCAAAATCTAAGAAGAAGAGAACCGGTGCTCCAGGTGGCCGTGGTGGTTTCTCTAGTGGTGGTAGTCGTGGTGGTTTCTCAAGAGGAGGTTCCCGTGGTGGCTTCTCCCGTGGTGGCTCCCGTGGTGGTTTCTCCCGTGGTGGCTCCCGTGGTGGCTTCTCTAGAGGAGGTGGTCGTGGTGGTTCTCGTGGTGGTTTCTCAAGAGGTGGTGGCCGTGGTGGTTCaagatattaa
- the MRPS28 gene encoding mitochondrial 37S ribosomal protein uS15m (similar to Saccharomyces cerevisiae MRPS28 (YDR337W); ancestral locus Anc_5.389), which produces MLRYGLLGLKPALNASIKRNLSGTGAVEGQKAIRYLKSQKIRQKNEAIQASIKNALDTVDPVLGKADTPFINRILSELEEKNVLAGGHTKDEVEKLIAAIEAKNIDESTRNVQGSLLTQNDTTSLLLKPDEKMFATRREAILRILNIKNSDSKNRVKLATRLAIKEFQRFEGDVGSSEVQAACMTIRIYNMARNLKEHHKNFAMIRSLRMLVQQRQSILRYLKRDNPEKYFWTIQKLGLSDLSVTKEFNMDRQYMQDFKFYGDKILVKESKNETERKRKEVRKQKKLSKNSASIVEENSNIVEIGMKQ; this is translated from the coding sequence ATGTTAAGGTACGGATTGTTGGGTTTAAAACCTGCTTTAAACGCTTCAATAAAGAGGAATTTGAGTGGGACTGGTGCAGTAGAAGGACAAAAAGCTATTAGATATCTGAAATCGCAAAAGATTAGACAAAAAAATGAAGCCATTCAAGCTTCCATTAAAAATGCTCTAGATACTGTTGATCCTGTCCTTGGTAAAGCTGATACTCCTTTTATCAATCGTATTTTATCTGAATTAGAAGAGAAAAATGTTTTAGCAGGAGGTCATACTAAAGACgaagttgaaaaattaattgctGCCATCGAGGCTAAGAATATAGATGAATCTACTCGTAATGTGCAAGGTTCCCTATTAACACAAAATGACACtacttcattattattaaaaccAGATGAAAAAATGTTTGCAACGAGACGTGAAGCAATACTGAggattttaaatattaagaaTTCAGATAGTAAAAATAGAGTTAAACTAGCAACGCGTCTTGctattaaagaatttcaaAGATTCGAAGGTGATGTTGGATCAAGTGAAGTACAAGCTGCTTGTATGACTATTAGAATTTATAATATGGCTAGAAATCTAAAAGAACATCATAAGAATTTTGCAATGATTAGATCATTAAGAATGTTAGTTCAACAAAGACAATCTATTTTACGATATTTAAAGAGAGATAATcctgaaaaatatttttggactattcaaaaattagGTTTATCTGATCTTTCGGTCactaaagaatttaatatGGACAGACAATATATGCaagatttcaaattttatgGTGATAAAATACTTGTTAAAGAAtctaaaaatgaaacagaAAGAAAACGTAAAGAAGtgagaaaacaaaaaaagttatcaaaaaattcagCTTCGATAGTCGAAgagaattcaaatattgttgaaattgGCATGAAACAATAG
- the YNG2 gene encoding histone acetyltransferase YNG2 (similar to Saccharomyces cerevisiae YNG2 (YHR090C); ancestral locus Anc_5.391): MDPSALFEQTINDVSNLQAEFKYLLEEIKNHDNSIYDMKSHYNKLDSDIQKFIKQNGSLKEYPKEAEVTKQIKNEMEKAKDIQKIKAMKANTMLYLITKHLKKLEKGVELLEDDGLLVPLEEELDSDMETSRGASIASATSTEKKRKASTPLGTTGENTKKKRQTNRLSSNKLENTKSNIKEDIRPPNGVGSTEGAESTSLATKNSEVYGLGDISSANIFTGMNNGGDEEEDKTLYCFCQSVSYGEMVACDGANCKYEWFHYGCVNLNEPPQGAWYCPDCRQELAKNTLKKKRS, encoded by the coding sequence ATGGATCCAAGTGCTTTATTCGAACAAACTATAAATGATGTTTCCAATCTACAAGCTGAGTTTAAATACTTACTAGAAGAAATAAAGAATCATGATAATTCCATATATGATATGAAAAGtcattataataaattagattcagatattcaaaaatttattaaacagAATGGTTCACTGAAGGAGTACCCAAAAGAAGCTGAAGtaacaaaacaaataaaaaatgagaTGGAGAAAGCAAAAGATATACAGAAAATTAAAGCCATGAAAGCCAACACCATGCTATATTTAATCACAAaacatttaaagaaattagaGAAAGGTGTAGAACTATTAGAAGATGATGGTCTTTTAGTGCCACTCGAAGAAGAATTGGATAGTGATATGGAAACTTCAAGAGGTGCTTCAATCGCTAGTGCAACTAGTACagaaaagaagagaaaagCATCGACACCGTTAGGAACGACTGGTGAAAATacgaagaagaagagacAAACTAACCGTCtatcttcaaataaattagaaaatacCAAAAGTAATATAAAAGAGGATATCAGACCCCCTAATGGCGTTGGTTCAACAGAAGGCGCTGAATCTACTTCACTTGCGACAAAGAATTCTGAAGTTTATGGGTTAGGTGATATAAGTTCAGCCAATATATTCACAGGAATGAATAATGGTGGAGATGAGGAAGAAGATAAAACATTATATTGCTTTTGCCAAAGTGTATCGTATGGCGAAATGGTTGCATGTGATGGGGCTAACTGTAAGTACGAATGGTTTCATTATGGTTGTGTTAACTTGAATGAGCCACCTCAAGGTGCCTGGTATTGTCCAGATTGCAGGCAAGAGTTGGCCAAAAATactttaaagaagaaacgTAGTTGA
- the FCF1 gene encoding rRNA-processing protein FCF1 (similar to Saccharomyces cerevisiae FCF1 (YDR339C); ancestral locus Anc_5.392), whose amino-acid sequence MGKAKKTRKFALVKRTIDTKKDQRLKANQKKNVQKDDPELTRNIPQVSSALFFQFNEAIRPPYQVLIDTNFINFSIQKKIDIIKGMMDCLLAKCNPLITDCVMAELEKLGPKYRIALRLARDPRIKRLSCSHKGTYADDCIVNRVLQHKCYIVATNDQGLKQRVRKIPGIPLMSVGGHAYVIEKLPDVF is encoded by the coding sequence ATGGGTAAAGCTAAGAAGACAAGAAAGTTTGCCTTAGTGAAACGTACGATAGATACAAAGAAAGATCAAAGACTGAAAGCTAATCAGAAGAAAAATGTTCAGAAGGATGACCCAGAATTAACTAGAAACATACCTCAAGTTTCAAGTGCAttatttttccaatttaatGAAGCAATTAGACCACCTTATCAAGTTTTAATTGATACCAATTTCATAAATTTTTCTATCCAAAAGAAGatagatataataaaaGGTATGATGGACTGTTTATTGGCGAAATGTAACCCACTTATTACAGACTGTGTTATGGcagaattagaaaaactTGGTCCTAAGTATCGTATTGCATTAAGACTGGCTAGAGACCCAAGAATCAAAAGATTAAGTTGTTCACACAAGGGTACCTATGCAGATGACTGTATCGTGAACAGAGTGTTGCAACATAAATGTTACATAGTGGCAACAAATGATCAAGGTTTAAAACAAAGAGTAAGAAAAATTCCGGGTATTCCATTAATGAGTGTTGGTGGTCACGCATACGTTATAGAAAAATTACCGGATGTGTTTTAA